One Parcubacteria group bacterium DNA window includes the following coding sequences:
- a CDS encoding serine protease, producing MDLENLNKNQLILLALLVSFVTSIATGIVTVTLMDQAPPGVTQTINRVVERTERIIVPQKSEQPAQVNNIVIKEEDFIVKAAEKNSANLVIIGYPKKKSSLLQGLAGDAQKIEIENVGTGFVIQESRVVLGDKSQLPEDQNEFIVTTLGGVEFTARRATTTDESSPITVLEITSSTLTEGATEPFSSVSFADTAETRIGQTAIALGADDDLQLLLGVVSRLERAAAGEGENGSRIVKIHTTMDVDRRYSGGPLLNTDGAVLGITIAADGAHYVVPARYIEELLKGKQSTHKEGEPLVNKGGKDLDIQ from the coding sequence ATGGATCTAGAAAATCTCAATAAAAATCAACTCATACTACTCGCGCTCCTGGTCTCATTCGTGACGTCTATTGCGACTGGCATTGTGACGGTCACGCTCATGGACCAAGCTCCTCCAGGTGTTACACAAACTATTAACAGAGTCGTCGAAAGGACAGAGCGGATCATTGTGCCGCAGAAATCAGAACAGCCAGCACAAGTAAACAATATCGTCATCAAGGAAGAGGACTTCATCGTCAAGGCGGCAGAGAAGAATTCGGCCAACCTCGTCATTATTGGGTATCCGAAGAAAAAGTCGTCGCTACTGCAGGGTCTCGCTGGTGATGCTCAAAAAATCGAAATCGAAAATGTTGGAACCGGCTTCGTGATACAAGAAAGTCGCGTCGTGCTCGGTGATAAGTCGCAACTCCCAGAAGATCAGAACGAGTTCATCGTTACAACCCTAGGCGGGGTTGAGTTTACCGCTCGTCGGGCGACAACAACAGATGAGTCTTCGCCAATCACAGTTTTGGAAATTACCTCATCTACTCTCACCGAAGGTGCGACAGAGCCTTTCAGCTCGGTTTCGTTTGCAGATACTGCGGAAACACGCATTGGGCAAACAGCGATCGCGCTAGGTGCCGATGATGACCTCCAGCTTCTTTTGGGTGTTGTCTCTCGCCTTGAACGAGCCGCGGCGGGAGAGGGGGAAAACGGAAGTCGTATTGTTAAGATTCATACAACCATGGATGTAGACAGGCGGTATTCTGGTGGACCGCTCTTGAACACTGACGGCGCAGTTCTCGGCATTACCATCGCGGCTGACGGGGCCCACTACGTGGTCCCGGCGCGCTACATTGAAGAACTTCTTAAGGGAAAGCAAAGTACGCACAAAGAAGGGGAGCCGCTTGTAAATAAAGGAGGAAAAGACCTTGACATTCAGTAA